One genomic region from Carettochelys insculpta isolate YL-2023 chromosome 4, ASM3395843v1, whole genome shotgun sequence encodes:
- the SHROOM3 gene encoding protein Shroom3 isoform X2 produces MMQISQGTIGTPWHQSFHSSSSTSDLSGYDHGFLRRSPDQYSSWGSMETLDHPPSGYHPCHLSPAKSTNSIDQLAQIHSKRDSAYSSFSTNSSIPECPAPAFGKERSFSVDSVPFRGSPQEEMRQADIRYVKTVYDAQRGVSEEYEVNSSMLRPSGEGRTQPGGRSSSQLPGYSRYSRVPFWGEQRRISSDGEGQHLKEAPQPPARSDSYAATRHHEKPSSWSSHDQIKLCRAQPKGAWPPTAGSGSLGKGQLLKPMFVEGQLHTVVEKSPEGSPTVRPKQSYSQAAQPGQPLLPTSIYPVPSLEPHFAQAPQPLASNNGTLYPALAKESGYAPSLLASYEKAPGCGHSSVDENGNRSAVFYQLGHGPRAAEKKQEAATQYAQCKPHSTSGLDAHLTPSQKDKPGSLSVPLHSILTSNAQHSNHNSHSLPAHSREASETRALYQPQHWVAEFPEDKNANLQKSERDLLGHNQWPDSTAKQLGFPPFQNSLESARRQNSLEQKETHQREGHSETKLSFTQDDNEAQKDRRGQACGRWNDLVRQPITRCEEEVTPFHRAEPKYEEPSSLLHPKASDFSSNRLSSSSTQSIQPGKVDSSKPHCSVLEKVGRIEQREQGNQRPQSTGVPSFGHDYGPNRPSRSSSARCTLNSPEDVRNTAGSQEHSQPVTEACKLPSTMGSEKPPCTRQASGDGNVMTEEVDWQFVEQKMVGAVSQLQQRESSGLTQSRSTFQLTCEMEEEVLWRDNIQEAPGSQLGASFSRNYRNSIKDAQSKVLRATSFRRKDLDISPPLEGKPRRSAQRPASAHVGMRSTAASRHAPKERHSVTPTQTNAQPLDHTERESHTGPQHMSRVGGRKRLTPEQKKRSYSEPDKINQVGISESEPSPFSPQKKGLHFVFPENRVADRRKIFEQESKARSTISLSRPELKQLQQNALADYIERKTGKRPSQDAGALRERSQSSCLQTSGLDSQSLSSASSINSLQDQKLYRWRESLEQVSRAGRISSTLPPGLTGCFDLNGFEQKKGHRDGSSSSFASHFKMDQRRDNRSRLELLKGTQASQRGSRSQLLYRTEEQATKEASLPRKSGKSVSAEDLLDRAEKRSVTVHVRSRSSPTADKKHQDWLTGESHEFGHLVTNPYGVGTGDSKKRSHPEQPTIPYYRPHPLGHDLTRSSALNQSHQVSEPPHRIGRSQRSGQALSNTAHSPRSPSDLWTAGGDLAVRHPTKVDAAPPESKDQAQLLYCADSSPEDLAEEAMQRKALLPQRPLPPKVKWAHLGNDNSIPKGLVPAQVSGQKLFPRWQTPPPQSSTSSGSETPPPYGKISLRISESGLQLTPPSGLLEDCDDEVFIKESQPRAAGTAFNSSPPPPPELTPSTFMKDAEVFPPPPPLAASEACGATGDKSVRLTAEAKISSFSRFPKSLADREKPGLSSSSSYSHQTPSPSVGNTDSKWTGSSTALDALHPEQHPNSEKQNAARLGISQTEPDVKGRESENGDFNLMSQGTAIQVKKKKTPEEIKSEALAKEIVQRDKSLADILDPDSKMKTTMDLMEGIFPSGTSLLKENNMKRKMMQKKASMEAPEDDRDRREEKEAAVTLVTCSAYYNMSTSKAELLNKIKDLPRDVDVEEEQLDINEKKAELIESLSHKLETLKEAKQSLLTDIKLNSALGEEVEVLISELCKPNEFDKYKMFIGDLDKVVNLLLSLSGRLARVENILSSLGEDMNTEERSSLNEKRKLLAGQHEDARELKENLDRRERVVLDILCNYLSEEQLQDYQHFVKMKSALLIEQRELDDKIKLGQEQLKCLTESLPTDFIPRDTTATAARSTAATNCPGASSTLPTPSASSL; encoded by the exons TTCCTCGACGAGTGATCTCTCTGGCTATGACCATGGCTTTCTGAGGAGAAGCCCTGACCAGTACAGCTCATGGGGCAGCATGGAGACCTTGGACCATCCTCCCTCTGGGTATCACCCTTGCCACCTCTCGCCGGCCAAGTCCACCAACAGCATCGACCAGCTTGCCCAAATCCACAGCAAGAGGGACTCTGCGTACAGCTCCTTCTCCACCAACTCCAGCATCCCGGAGTGTCCGGCGCCTGCCTTCGGCAAGGAGCGCTCCTTTTCTGTGGATAGCGTCCCCTTCCGAGGCAGCCCGCAGGAGGAGATGAGACAGGCCGACATCCGGTACGTCAAGACGGTCTACGACGCCCAGCGAGGGGTCTCTGAGGAGTACGAGGTGAACTCCTCCATGCTGCGGCCGAGTGGCGAGGGACGGACACAGCCAGGAGGCCGAagctccagccagctgcctggTTACAGCCGCTACAGCAGAGTCCCCTTCTGGGGCGAGCAAAGGAGGATCTCCTCTGATGGGGAGGGTCAGCACCTGAAGGAggccccccagccaccagctcgcAGCGACAGCTATGCAGCAACAAGGCACCAtgagaagcccagctcctggtccAGCCACGATCAAATTAAGTTGTGTCGAGCTCAGCCGAAAGGGGCCTGGCCTCCCACCGCTGGCTCCGGctccctggggaaggggcagctgctgaAACCCATGTTTGTAGAAGGGCAGCTGCACACTGTGGTGGAGAAGAGCCCCGAGGGCAGCCCTACAGTGAGACCGAAGCAGAGCTACTcccaggcagcccagccaggacagcCTTTGCTTCCTACCAGCATCTACCCTGTACCTTCCCTCGAGCCACACTTTGCCCAGGCACCCCAGCCTTTGGCAAGCAACAATGGGACGCTCTATCCAGCCCTGGCCAAAGAGAGTGGGTACGCGCCATCTCTTCTGGCCTCATACGAGAAGGCCCCAGGCTGCGGGCATTCCAGCGTTGATGAGAACGGAAACAGATCGGCCGTCTTTTATCAGCTGGGCCACGGGCCACGGGCTGCAGAGAAAAAGCAGGAAGCAGCAACACAGTATGCTCAGTGCAAACCTCACAGCACATCCGGGCTGGACGCCCATTTGACCCCTTCACAAAAGGACAAGCCAGGCTCCCTTTCCGTGCCGTTGCACAGCATCCTCACGAGCAACGCCCAGCACTCCAACCACAATTCACACTCGCTGCCAGCCCACTCGAGGGAAGCCAGTGAGACCAGAGCTCTCTAtcagccccagcactgggtggCTGAGTTTCCAGAGGACAAAAACGCTAATCTGCAGAAAAGTgagagagacctcctgggccaTAATCAGTGGCCTGACAGCACGGCCAAGCAACTGGGCTTCCCCCCCTTTCAGAACAGCCTAGAGAGCGCCAGGAGGCAAAATAGTTTGGAGCAAAAGGAGACGCACCAACGCGAGGGCCATTCTGAGACCAAACTCTCCTTCACGCAGGACGATAATGAAGCACAGAAGGACCGGAGAGGGCAAGCGTGTGGCCGGTGGAACGATTTGGTCCGCCAACCCATCACTAGGTGTGAGGAGGAAGTCACCCCATTCCACCGTGCTGAGCCAAAGTACGAGGAGCCCTCTTCTCTGCTGCACCCGAAGGCCTCTGATTTCAGCAGCAACCGGCTCAGCTCTAGCAGCACCCAAAGCATTCAGCCCGGGAAGGTGGACTCCAGCAAGCCCCACTGTTCTGTTCTGGAGAAGGTCGGCAGGATTGAGCAGCGTGAGCAAGGCAATCAGAGGCCGCAGAGCACGGGTGTGCCCAGCTTTGGCCATGACTACGGGCCAAACAGGCCAAGCCGGTCATCCAGCGCCAGGTGTACTCTTAACAGCCCAGAGGATGTACGGAACACGGCAGGCTCCCAGGAGCACAGCCAGCCAGTCACCGAAGCCTGCAAGCTACCCAGTACCATGGGCTCTGAGAAGCCACCATGCACGCGCCAGGCAAGCGGGGATGGGAATGTGATGACTGAGGAGGTTGATTGGCAGTTTGTGGAGCAGAAGATGGTGGGAGCAGTaagtcagctgcagcagagagagagctCTGGTCTGACACAGAGCAGAAGCACGTTCCAGCTGACGTGTGAGATGGAGGAGGAAGTTCTGTGGAGGGATAACATCCAGGAGGCTCCCGGCTCACAGCTGGGTGCCTCGTTCAGCAGGAACTACAGAAACAGCATTAAAGATGCTCAGTCCAAGGTCCTCAGGGCCACATCATTCAGGCGCAAAGACCTTGACATCAGCCCACCCCTTGAGGGCAAACCCAGGAGGAGTGCACAGAGGCCAGCCTCAGCCCACGTTGGGATGAGGAGCACCGCAGCATCCCGGCATGCCCCCAAGGAGAGGCACAGCGTCACTCCGACGCAGACCAATGCCCAGCCCCTGGATCACACTGAGAGGGAGAGCCACACAGGGCCCCAGCACATGTCTCGCGTCGGGGGCAGGAAGCGGCTGACGCCTGAGCAGAAGAAGAGGTCCTACTCTGAGCCCGACAAGATAAACCAAGTGGGTATCTCGGAGAGTGAgccctctcccttctccccccagAAGAAGGGCCTTCATTTCGTCTTCCCAGAGAACAGGGTGGCCGACCGGCGCAAGATCTTTGAGCAGGAAAGCAAAGCTCGCTCCACCATCAGTCTCTCCAGGCCAGAGCTGAAGCAGCTCCAGCAGAACGCACTGGCGGACTACATTGAACGCAAAACAGGGAAGCGGCCTTCTCAAGACGCTGGTGCCCTGCGAGAGCGCTCCCAAAGCTCCTGCCTGCAAACGAGTGGGCTGGACAGCCAGAgcctctcctctgcctccagcataAATTCTCTCCAGGATCAGAAGCTTTACCGCTGGAGAGAGTCACTCGAGCAGGTCTCTCGAGCAGGCCGGATCTCCTCTACCCTTCCCCCTGGGCTCACGGGCTGCTTTGATCTCAATGGGTTTGAGCAAAAGAAAGGGCACCGGGATGGCAGCAGTAGTTCCTTTGCAAGCCACTTTAAAATGGACCAACGCCGAGATAACAGATCCAGACTGGAGCTCCTGAAAGGCACCCAGGCGAGCCAGCGCGGCTCACGCAGCCAACTCCTCTACAGGACAGAGGAACAGGCCACCAAAGAGGCCTCGTTGCCCAGGAAATCTGGGAAATCGGTGTCTGCAGAAGACTTGCTCGACAGAGCTGAGAAACGGTCAGTCACAGTGCATGTGCGGTCCAGGTCGTCTCCGACAGCTGACAAGAAACACCAG GACTGGCTGACTGGGGAAAGCCATGAGTTTGGCCACTTGGTGACAAATCCTTATGGGGTTGGCACTGGAGATAG TAAGAAAAGAAGCCACCCTGAACAGCCAACCATCCCTTATTACCGTCCCCATCCTCTTGGCCATGACCTTACACGCTCCTCCGCTCTGAATCAGAGCCACCAGGTGTCAGAACCTCCTCATCGTATCGGTAGAAGTCAAAG ATCTGGTCAGGCCTTATCGAACACTGCTCACTCCCCACGGTCTCCCTCAGACCTGTGGACTGCTGGGGGTGACCTGGCTGTGAGGCACCCCACCAAAGTAGATGCTGCCCCCCCTGAAAGCAAAGACCAGGCACAGCTTCTGTACTGTGCTGACAGCTCCCCTGAGGACTTAGCCGAAGAAGCGATGCAGAGaaaggccctgctgcctcagagaccCCTCCCACCAAAAGTGAAATGGGCTCACTTGGGCAATGACAACAGCATCCCAAAGGGTTTGGTGCCTGCTCAGGTGTCTGGGCAGAAGCTCTTTCCAAGGTGGCAGACCCCACCGCCCCAAAGCAGCACTTCTTCTGGCTCAGAGACTCCACCTCCCTATGGAAAGATCTCTCTGCGGATCTCCGAGTCGGGCCTCCAACTAACCCCCCCATCGGGCCTGTTGGAAGACTGTGATGATGAGGTGTTTATCAAGGAGTcacagcccagagctgcagggacCGCGTTTAACTCTtcacccccaccacctcctgagCTGACCCCCAGCACTTTCATGAAGGACGCAGAGGTATTTCCACCTCCACCTCCTTTGGCTGCATCTGAGGCATGTGGAGCAACAGGAGACAAGTCCGTAAGGCTGACAGCAGAGGCGAAAATAAG CAGCTTCAGCAGGTTTCCCAAGAGTCTGGCTGACAGGGAGAAGCCAGGGttgagctccagcagcagctacagcCACCAGACCCCTTCCCCATCTGTTGGGAACACCGACTCAAAATGGACTGGCTCTTCCACTGCCTTAGATGCCCTGCACCCGGAGCAGCACCCAAACTCTGAGAAACAGAATGCAGCACGACTCGGCATCAGCCAGACAGAGCCAGATGTCAAGGGGCGGGAGTCAGAAAATGGTGACTTCAATCTCATGTCTCAGGGCACAGCCATTcaagtgaagaagaagaagacccCAGAGGAGATTAAGTCAGAGGCCCTGGCCAAGGAGATTGTCCAAAGGGATAAGTCACTAGCTGATATCCTGGATCCTGACTCCAAAATGAAGACAACGATGGACTTAATGGAAGGGATCTTTCCCAGCGGAACCAGCTTGCTGAAAGAGAACAACATGAAAAGGAAGATGATGCAGAAGAAAGCCAGCATGGAGGCGCCTGAGGATGACAG GgacaggagagaggaaaaagaagCTGCTGTGACTTTGGTCACCTGCTCTGCTTATTATAACATGTCGACATCCAAAGCGGAACTGTTGAACAAAATCAAAGACTTGCCAAGAGATGTGGATGTGGAAGAGGAGCAGCTGGACATCAATGAGAAGAAG GCTGAGCTCATCGAGAGTTTGTCCCACAAACTGGAGACCCTGAAGGAAGCTAAGCAGAGCCTTCTGACAGACATCAAACTGAATAGCGCCCTGGGAGAAGAGGTGGAGGTGTTAATCAGCGAGTTATGCAAGCCCAATGAGTTTGACAAGTACAAGATGTTTATAGGGGACCTGGATAAAGTGGTGAACCTCTTGCTTTCCCTCTCAGGGCGCCTGGCCCGGGTGGAGAATATTCTGAGCAGCCTAGGTGAAGACATGAATACTGAAGAGCGG AGCTCTCTGAATGAGAAGAGGAAGCTGCTGGCTGGCCAGCATGAGGACGCCCGAGAGCTGAAGGAGAACCTGGACCGGCGAGAACGGGTGGTCTTGGACATCTTGTGCAATTACCTCTCGGAGGAGCAGCTCCAGGACTACCAGCACTTTGTGAAGATGAAGTCAGCGCTTCTCATAGAGCAGCGAGAGCTGGACGACAAGATTAAACTAGGTCAGGAACAGCTCAAGTGCCTGACGGAAAGCCTCCCTACAGACTTCATTCCCAGGGACACAACAGCGACGGCAGCCCGGAGCACAGCAGCCACTAACTGCCCAGGGGCCAGCAGTACTTTACCTACACCATCAGCCTCTTCACTTTAA
- the SHROOM3 gene encoding protein Shroom3 isoform X1, with amino-acid sequence MMQISQGTIGTPWHQSFHSSSSTSDLSGYDHGFLRRSPDQYSSWGSMETLDHPPSGYHPCHLSPAKSTNSIDQLAQIHSKRDSAYSSFSTNSSIPECPAPAFGKERSFSVDSVPFRGSPQEEMRQADIRYVKTVYDAQRGVSEEYEVNSSMLRPSGEGRTQPGGRSSSQLPGYSRYSRVPFWGEQRRISSDGEGQHLKEAPQPPARSDSYAATRHHEKPSSWSSHDQIKLCRAQPKGAWPPTAGSGSLGKGQLLKPMFVEGQLHTVVEKSPEGSPTVRPKQSYSQAAQPGQPLLPTSIYPVPSLEPHFAQAPQPLASNNGTLYPALAKESGYAPSLLASYEKAPGCGHSSVDENGNRSAVFYQLGHGPRAAEKKQEAATQYAQCKPHSTSGLDAHLTPSQKDKPGSLSVPLHSILTSNAQHSNHNSHSLPAHSREASETRALYQPQHWVAEFPEDKNANLQKSERDLLGHNQWPDSTAKQLGFPPFQNSLESARRQNSLEQKETHQREGHSETKLSFTQDDNEAQKDRRGQACGRWNDLVRQPITRCEEEVTPFHRAEPKYEEPSSLLHPKASDFSSNRLSSSSTQSIQPGKVDSSKPHCSVLEKVGRIEQREQGNQRPQSTGVPSFGHDYGPNRPSRSSSARCTLNSPEDVRNTAGSQEHSQPVTEACKLPSTMGSEKPPCTRQASGDGNVMTEEVDWQFVEQKMVGAVSQLQQRESSGLTQSRSTFQLTCEMEEEVLWRDNIQEAPGSQLGASFSRNYRNSIKDAQSKVLRATSFRRKDLDISPPLEGKPRRSAQRPASAHVGMRSTAASRHAPKERHSVTPTQTNAQPLDHTERESHTGPQHMSRVGGRKRLTPEQKKRSYSEPDKINQVGISESEPSPFSPQKKGLHFVFPENRVADRRKIFEQESKARSTISLSRPELKQLQQNALADYIERKTGKRPSQDAGALRERSQSSCLQTSGLDSQSLSSASSINSLQDQKLYRWRESLEQVSRAGRISSTLPPGLTGCFDLNGFEQKKGHRDGSSSSFASHFKMDQRRDNRSRLELLKGTQASQRGSRSQLLYRTEEQATKEASLPRKSGKSVSAEDLLDRAEKRSVTVHVRSRSSPTADKKHQDWLTGESHEFGHLVTNPYGVGTGDSKKRSHPEQPTIPYYRPHPLGHDLTRSSALNQSHQVSEPPHRIGRSQRCVSLPADSKNHSSDPKQGLRPSRLNLISSRSGQALSNTAHSPRSPSDLWTAGGDLAVRHPTKVDAAPPESKDQAQLLYCADSSPEDLAEEAMQRKALLPQRPLPPKVKWAHLGNDNSIPKGLVPAQVSGQKLFPRWQTPPPQSSTSSGSETPPPYGKISLRISESGLQLTPPSGLLEDCDDEVFIKESQPRAAGTAFNSSPPPPPELTPSTFMKDAEVFPPPPPLAASEACGATGDKSVRLTAEAKISSFSRFPKSLADREKPGLSSSSSYSHQTPSPSVGNTDSKWTGSSTALDALHPEQHPNSEKQNAARLGISQTEPDVKGRESENGDFNLMSQGTAIQVKKKKTPEEIKSEALAKEIVQRDKSLADILDPDSKMKTTMDLMEGIFPSGTSLLKENNMKRKMMQKKASMEAPEDDRREEKEAAVTLVTCSAYYNMSTSKAELLNKIKDLPRDVDVEEEQLDINEKKAELIESLSHKLETLKEAKQSLLTDIKLNSALGEEVEVLISELCKPNEFDKYKMFIGDLDKVVNLLLSLSGRLARVENILSSLGEDMNTEERSSLNEKRKLLAGQHEDARELKENLDRRERVVLDILCNYLSEEQLQDYQHFVKMKSALLIEQRELDDKIKLGQEQLKCLTESLPTDFIPRDTTATAARSTAATNCPGASSTLPTPSASSL; translated from the exons TTCCTCGACGAGTGATCTCTCTGGCTATGACCATGGCTTTCTGAGGAGAAGCCCTGACCAGTACAGCTCATGGGGCAGCATGGAGACCTTGGACCATCCTCCCTCTGGGTATCACCCTTGCCACCTCTCGCCGGCCAAGTCCACCAACAGCATCGACCAGCTTGCCCAAATCCACAGCAAGAGGGACTCTGCGTACAGCTCCTTCTCCACCAACTCCAGCATCCCGGAGTGTCCGGCGCCTGCCTTCGGCAAGGAGCGCTCCTTTTCTGTGGATAGCGTCCCCTTCCGAGGCAGCCCGCAGGAGGAGATGAGACAGGCCGACATCCGGTACGTCAAGACGGTCTACGACGCCCAGCGAGGGGTCTCTGAGGAGTACGAGGTGAACTCCTCCATGCTGCGGCCGAGTGGCGAGGGACGGACACAGCCAGGAGGCCGAagctccagccagctgcctggTTACAGCCGCTACAGCAGAGTCCCCTTCTGGGGCGAGCAAAGGAGGATCTCCTCTGATGGGGAGGGTCAGCACCTGAAGGAggccccccagccaccagctcgcAGCGACAGCTATGCAGCAACAAGGCACCAtgagaagcccagctcctggtccAGCCACGATCAAATTAAGTTGTGTCGAGCTCAGCCGAAAGGGGCCTGGCCTCCCACCGCTGGCTCCGGctccctggggaaggggcagctgctgaAACCCATGTTTGTAGAAGGGCAGCTGCACACTGTGGTGGAGAAGAGCCCCGAGGGCAGCCCTACAGTGAGACCGAAGCAGAGCTACTcccaggcagcccagccaggacagcCTTTGCTTCCTACCAGCATCTACCCTGTACCTTCCCTCGAGCCACACTTTGCCCAGGCACCCCAGCCTTTGGCAAGCAACAATGGGACGCTCTATCCAGCCCTGGCCAAAGAGAGTGGGTACGCGCCATCTCTTCTGGCCTCATACGAGAAGGCCCCAGGCTGCGGGCATTCCAGCGTTGATGAGAACGGAAACAGATCGGCCGTCTTTTATCAGCTGGGCCACGGGCCACGGGCTGCAGAGAAAAAGCAGGAAGCAGCAACACAGTATGCTCAGTGCAAACCTCACAGCACATCCGGGCTGGACGCCCATTTGACCCCTTCACAAAAGGACAAGCCAGGCTCCCTTTCCGTGCCGTTGCACAGCATCCTCACGAGCAACGCCCAGCACTCCAACCACAATTCACACTCGCTGCCAGCCCACTCGAGGGAAGCCAGTGAGACCAGAGCTCTCTAtcagccccagcactgggtggCTGAGTTTCCAGAGGACAAAAACGCTAATCTGCAGAAAAGTgagagagacctcctgggccaTAATCAGTGGCCTGACAGCACGGCCAAGCAACTGGGCTTCCCCCCCTTTCAGAACAGCCTAGAGAGCGCCAGGAGGCAAAATAGTTTGGAGCAAAAGGAGACGCACCAACGCGAGGGCCATTCTGAGACCAAACTCTCCTTCACGCAGGACGATAATGAAGCACAGAAGGACCGGAGAGGGCAAGCGTGTGGCCGGTGGAACGATTTGGTCCGCCAACCCATCACTAGGTGTGAGGAGGAAGTCACCCCATTCCACCGTGCTGAGCCAAAGTACGAGGAGCCCTCTTCTCTGCTGCACCCGAAGGCCTCTGATTTCAGCAGCAACCGGCTCAGCTCTAGCAGCACCCAAAGCATTCAGCCCGGGAAGGTGGACTCCAGCAAGCCCCACTGTTCTGTTCTGGAGAAGGTCGGCAGGATTGAGCAGCGTGAGCAAGGCAATCAGAGGCCGCAGAGCACGGGTGTGCCCAGCTTTGGCCATGACTACGGGCCAAACAGGCCAAGCCGGTCATCCAGCGCCAGGTGTACTCTTAACAGCCCAGAGGATGTACGGAACACGGCAGGCTCCCAGGAGCACAGCCAGCCAGTCACCGAAGCCTGCAAGCTACCCAGTACCATGGGCTCTGAGAAGCCACCATGCACGCGCCAGGCAAGCGGGGATGGGAATGTGATGACTGAGGAGGTTGATTGGCAGTTTGTGGAGCAGAAGATGGTGGGAGCAGTaagtcagctgcagcagagagagagctCTGGTCTGACACAGAGCAGAAGCACGTTCCAGCTGACGTGTGAGATGGAGGAGGAAGTTCTGTGGAGGGATAACATCCAGGAGGCTCCCGGCTCACAGCTGGGTGCCTCGTTCAGCAGGAACTACAGAAACAGCATTAAAGATGCTCAGTCCAAGGTCCTCAGGGCCACATCATTCAGGCGCAAAGACCTTGACATCAGCCCACCCCTTGAGGGCAAACCCAGGAGGAGTGCACAGAGGCCAGCCTCAGCCCACGTTGGGATGAGGAGCACCGCAGCATCCCGGCATGCCCCCAAGGAGAGGCACAGCGTCACTCCGACGCAGACCAATGCCCAGCCCCTGGATCACACTGAGAGGGAGAGCCACACAGGGCCCCAGCACATGTCTCGCGTCGGGGGCAGGAAGCGGCTGACGCCTGAGCAGAAGAAGAGGTCCTACTCTGAGCCCGACAAGATAAACCAAGTGGGTATCTCGGAGAGTGAgccctctcccttctccccccagAAGAAGGGCCTTCATTTCGTCTTCCCAGAGAACAGGGTGGCCGACCGGCGCAAGATCTTTGAGCAGGAAAGCAAAGCTCGCTCCACCATCAGTCTCTCCAGGCCAGAGCTGAAGCAGCTCCAGCAGAACGCACTGGCGGACTACATTGAACGCAAAACAGGGAAGCGGCCTTCTCAAGACGCTGGTGCCCTGCGAGAGCGCTCCCAAAGCTCCTGCCTGCAAACGAGTGGGCTGGACAGCCAGAgcctctcctctgcctccagcataAATTCTCTCCAGGATCAGAAGCTTTACCGCTGGAGAGAGTCACTCGAGCAGGTCTCTCGAGCAGGCCGGATCTCCTCTACCCTTCCCCCTGGGCTCACGGGCTGCTTTGATCTCAATGGGTTTGAGCAAAAGAAAGGGCACCGGGATGGCAGCAGTAGTTCCTTTGCAAGCCACTTTAAAATGGACCAACGCCGAGATAACAGATCCAGACTGGAGCTCCTGAAAGGCACCCAGGCGAGCCAGCGCGGCTCACGCAGCCAACTCCTCTACAGGACAGAGGAACAGGCCACCAAAGAGGCCTCGTTGCCCAGGAAATCTGGGAAATCGGTGTCTGCAGAAGACTTGCTCGACAGAGCTGAGAAACGGTCAGTCACAGTGCATGTGCGGTCCAGGTCGTCTCCGACAGCTGACAAGAAACACCAG GACTGGCTGACTGGGGAAAGCCATGAGTTTGGCCACTTGGTGACAAATCCTTATGGGGTTGGCACTGGAGATAG TAAGAAAAGAAGCCACCCTGAACAGCCAACCATCCCTTATTACCGTCCCCATCCTCTTGGCCATGACCTTACACGCTCCTCCGCTCTGAATCAGAGCCACCAGGTGTCAGAACCTCCTCATCGTATCGGTAGAAGTCAAAGGTGTGTCTCATTGCCAGCAGACTCGAAGAATCACTCTTCTGACCCTAAGCAGGGCCTCAGACCCTCACGCCTTAACCTTATTTCTTCCAGATCTGGTCAGGCCTTATCGAACACTGCTCACTCCCCACGGTCTCCCTCAGACCTGTGGACTGCTGGGGGTGACCTGGCTGTGAGGCACCCCACCAAAGTAGATGCTGCCCCCCCTGAAAGCAAAGACCAGGCACAGCTTCTGTACTGTGCTGACAGCTCCCCTGAGGACTTAGCCGAAGAAGCGATGCAGAGaaaggccctgctgcctcagagaccCCTCCCACCAAAAGTGAAATGGGCTCACTTGGGCAATGACAACAGCATCCCAAAGGGTTTGGTGCCTGCTCAGGTGTCTGGGCAGAAGCTCTTTCCAAGGTGGCAGACCCCACCGCCCCAAAGCAGCACTTCTTCTGGCTCAGAGACTCCACCTCCCTATGGAAAGATCTCTCTGCGGATCTCCGAGTCGGGCCTCCAACTAACCCCCCCATCGGGCCTGTTGGAAGACTGTGATGATGAGGTGTTTATCAAGGAGTcacagcccagagctgcagggacCGCGTTTAACTCTtcacccccaccacctcctgagCTGACCCCCAGCACTTTCATGAAGGACGCAGAGGTATTTCCACCTCCACCTCCTTTGGCTGCATCTGAGGCATGTGGAGCAACAGGAGACAAGTCCGTAAGGCTGACAGCAGAGGCGAAAATAAG CAGCTTCAGCAGGTTTCCCAAGAGTCTGGCTGACAGGGAGAAGCCAGGGttgagctccagcagcagctacagcCACCAGACCCCTTCCCCATCTGTTGGGAACACCGACTCAAAATGGACTGGCTCTTCCACTGCCTTAGATGCCCTGCACCCGGAGCAGCACCCAAACTCTGAGAAACAGAATGCAGCACGACTCGGCATCAGCCAGACAGAGCCAGATGTCAAGGGGCGGGAGTCAGAAAATGGTGACTTCAATCTCATGTCTCAGGGCACAGCCATTcaagtgaagaagaagaagacccCAGAGGAGATTAAGTCAGAGGCCCTGGCCAAGGAGATTGTCCAAAGGGATAAGTCACTAGCTGATATCCTGGATCCTGACTCCAAAATGAAGACAACGATGGACTTAATGGAAGGGATCTTTCCCAGCGGAACCAGCTTGCTGAAAGAGAACAACATGAAAAGGAAGATGATGCAGAAGAAAGCCAGCATGGAGGCGCCTGAGGATGACAG gagagaggaaaaagaagCTGCTGTGACTTTGGTCACCTGCTCTGCTTATTATAACATGTCGACATCCAAAGCGGAACTGTTGAACAAAATCAAAGACTTGCCAAGAGATGTGGATGTGGAAGAGGAGCAGCTGGACATCAATGAGAAGAAG GCTGAGCTCATCGAGAGTTTGTCCCACAAACTGGAGACCCTGAAGGAAGCTAAGCAGAGCCTTCTGACAGACATCAAACTGAATAGCGCCCTGGGAGAAGAGGTGGAGGTGTTAATCAGCGAGTTATGCAAGCCCAATGAGTTTGACAAGTACAAGATGTTTATAGGGGACCTGGATAAAGTGGTGAACCTCTTGCTTTCCCTCTCAGGGCGCCTGGCCCGGGTGGAGAATATTCTGAGCAGCCTAGGTGAAGACATGAATACTGAAGAGCGG AGCTCTCTGAATGAGAAGAGGAAGCTGCTGGCTGGCCAGCATGAGGACGCCCGAGAGCTGAAGGAGAACCTGGACCGGCGAGAACGGGTGGTCTTGGACATCTTGTGCAATTACCTCTCGGAGGAGCAGCTCCAGGACTACCAGCACTTTGTGAAGATGAAGTCAGCGCTTCTCATAGAGCAGCGAGAGCTGGACGACAAGATTAAACTAGGTCAGGAACAGCTCAAGTGCCTGACGGAAAGCCTCCCTACAGACTTCATTCCCAGGGACACAACAGCGACGGCAGCCCGGAGCACAGCAGCCACTAACTGCCCAGGGGCCAGCAGTACTTTACCTACACCATCAGCCTCTTCACTTTAA